The nucleotide window ATTTAGTTCACATATTTCAAGTCCTGTAAGGAGATAGTCAAGCCTAGTGAGTGTTTAcatccatttattattattattatgacgaTTAGCTGCGCTgctcggcttgcgggatcttagttccccgatcagggattgaacccaggccctcggcagggAAAGtgaagagtcctaaccactggactgccggggaattccctaCATCCATTTAAAATCCCAGGATTTTAGTAGTTTTTAGTGGATCTCAAAGTATGTTTCTTGGAACTCTGAGGTTCCACAGcatttaaaatagtatatttacCCATGATGAGACTTTGGTGGAATTAGGTGGATTCAAAATGGTCACCTTGGGTGTTTCATAGTGGTGAGACGTTTTCCTTGGCTgctaaattttttattaatacaaaatggaaaagttaagaaatattatttatactttatttgtTCAAGTCAGTTTCAAAACTGGGGGGAAATTGGAATGAACCAGAATGAGAGGCAGAAGATAACAGATATAAATACCTCCCTCTCTTGACCCTGACTACCCCTACACATaaacgcacgcacgcacgcattaTAACTAGATTAGGTGCCCGAGAGAGTGCTCTCTCTACCCCTTCTCATCTCTGTCAAAAACATTTAATATACAGTATTGTCAAGGGCATTTGGCTGTGAGCTCCTCAAAGACAGGGATTGTTTGGTATTCTTTTTAGTATCCCCAGTGCCTGTCAACAGTAATTGCTCGATAAATAATTGAACTCAACTCAATGGACGTTCCTTGCCCTCAAGAAAGTTATGGTCTAGTGGAGGGAGGAATCATGTGCACAGCCAACAAATGTACTCATGAGCCATGATGGAGGTATGAGTAGCAGGGCAATATTAGGATTAATTGGAGCTAATTTGCAGATTAAGGAAGGTTCTGGCAGAGCAGAGGGGCATTCTGggcaaaggggaaagaggagtgAGCAACAGTATTGGAACTGTAACCTTTGGGGATGAAGGCCAGTTAGTCGTTCAGTGTGACTGGAGTAGAGGCTGTGTGGAGGGTAGAAAGAGATAAGGATAGAAAAGTAAGTAAGGGCCAGACTGGCCTAGAATGCCCTGCTGAGGAGCTGGCCTCTATTGCTACATGGTCAAGGGCTAGAGAAGGGTTTTGATGCGAAGTCACAGACCAGGGCTGTTGTAAAATAATCTCTTAGCAGCAGTGTGTGGGCAGGGTGGAGCTTTACTATGTATATAGTCCAGACCAGAGGCGATATGGTCTGAAGTAGACTTGTTACCCCTGATGTGTTCTCCCACCCTCCTTGCCATGGGATGCAGAGCCTAGAGCAGGAAGTGGCTCAAGAAGAAGGAACAAGCCAGGCCCTGAAAGAGGAGGCCCAAAGGAGGGAGACAGCCCTGCAGCAGCTGCGCACAGCCGTGAAAGAGGTGAGCAGCAACAGCTAGGCCTCTTGGTACTGTCTTTACAAACCTGATTTCTCTGTATCCTCCCGATCCCTTCTCCCACAGGAGCCCCCACGTTTGGGAGGTCCCTGCTAAGCTTTTttggcagaggagtaagaaggGACATTGCATCATCCTTTATATTAGAGGTCCTAAGCCTTTGAGTGGCCATAATTACCCAGGAATGCTTTTTGGATATGGACGATCACTCTCTCTTATTTTGTATTCCCACAGCCACAGGTTTGTGGGGTTGGGGATGAAGGGTTCAAGAAGATTGAAGGTTTGGTGATCCTCATGGAGTAAACAGAGTTGTCGGCAGGGGGCGGCCAAGGTCACTGCCCAAGTGCTGAGGAAGGAGTCTCCCAGAACTAGGATTGTCACATGGCCCAGTGTGGGTGAAGGGTGGGGACTGGAGGAGAAAGTCTATTCAGTGTCTTTAAAACAGAATAGAGGTAGGAAGGGAAGGAGTGTGCATTAAGCTGTTctgggaaagggagggaaagagacacAGATAGACGTGAATAGCTGATCTCTGTAGTGAAGCCTGACTCCACTGAGGTGAAGGATTGAAAAGGCAGGACACGTTTCAGCACTATGTCCTCCAGGTCCCCAGCTGCTTCAGCCCTGCCTCGTCCCAACCCACCCAGTGGCCACTAGCTGTCTTGTTGTCTTTCTTGCCTGCTTTATTCCTCTGACACACTCTGATCCGGCTGGCTGGTGGCCACTTTTgtcagggtggcagggagagatTGAAACCAGTGTCTCCTCAGATTTCACAGTTCACGTTAAACCTTCTCTGATAGCCTGGCTAACAGAGTTGGCTGAGGGACTGGCTTCAGATAGAGTTCCGAGGGGCGGGAGTATCTTCTCTGGTTCCTGAACAGAAACCTGGAGGCTGCTGACTCAGTCTGCTGGGGTGCAGTTTCCCCTCCAATGCTGCAGCCCTGTGGGCCCAACCTACCTGCAGGAGAAACTAGGCCTGATAttgagggggaagaggggagtgCAAGGAGGGGGGACATCGCCTTTGACTCATAGCTTCCCCTCcacgcacatatatacatatatccacactcATGCACAGATACTCTGCTTTTCCCTGGGCCTGGGTTAATGTGCTCGCCTCTCTGTCTGCTCAGCTTTCAGTACAGAACCAGGACCTCATTGAGAAGAATCTGACGCTCCAAGAACACCTGCGCCAGGCCCAATCAGGGTCCCCATCTTCATCAGACACGGCCCAGCTGGCATTTGAGCTGCATCAGGAGTTGGCCCGTTGCCTTCAAGATCTGCAGGCTGTCTGTAGCATTGTGACCCAGAGGGCCCAGGGGCATGACCCCAGTCTCTCCCTGCTCCTGGGCATTCACTGTGAGTCCTCAGGCCAGTCTGGGACCCAGGAGAGAGTGGCTTTCATTCTCCTCTCACCCCTATCTACCTTTCCCATCATTACTGGTAATGTGTGAACTGGGCTCCGTAGACCTGGTCACCACCCTCTGGGAGTTGATGTGTTTTGCAAAGTAGACGTTCAGTAAATCTGTTTTGGAAACAGGCATCCTTATGGGGTACCTGGGTGAAGGACAAACACAAACGTGGCCCTTAGGCAGCAAGATTTCAGCCCATTATTCctaggtgctttttaaaaagtgccatGTTCCAAGACCACAGGCCTTATGGCACTGCATATCCATACTGCGCTTTCCACAGGAAAGTGTCTCCTGAGTGATTTACTAATAATCTCTCGAAATGCTCTCCTCCCCAGCTACACAGCACGCAGGGACTCAGCTAGATTTTCAGAAGCCGGATGTGATCAGGAGGAAACTAGAAGAGGTTCAACAGCTACGCCGTGACATCGAGGACTTAAGGACCACCATGTCAGACAGATACGCCCAGGACATGGGAGAAAACTGTGTCACACAGTGAGGAATGCTGGGGGTGGGACAGGCTGTATTCCCCAAGGGAGAATCTGGTCTGCTGAGAGCCCGGTCCAGCAGGTCCTGCCCTGACAATCTCTTGCCTCCTGTCTGCTGCTATTCCCAGAGAGAAGGGATGGAGGGGAGGTATGCGCTGCATCTGGGGCCAAGGGCTGATTAGAGAATTTTGTTTGCCCTGCCCCACTCTGGCTTTGCCTTGTTGGATTGCATTTGTCCTGTCATCCTGATTCACCCTTTGAGGGTGAGTTAATAATTAACTTTTGCAGGTAGACTGGGAAGTCCTCACAGACTGTTCCCAGTTGCTGGCTGACGTCAAAGGCAAGCAGGCCGCttacctcctttctccctcctttggGATGGCTCCACATTCATTCCCACTCCATACCTTGGTCGTGCTGATGCCCAGAGTTCCTTAGAGGGGCCAGGAAAGGCTGAGTACCAGTAACAATGGCCATTTGAGAATTCTCAGGCCCCATGTGCCAGCCTTCCTGGGACCTGAGCTGGCTCTGGGTTTTCCTAGGCCCAGTCCCACTGCTTCTTCCTCAGGGCTCTTGTTCTCATAGATGCCTCAGGGTGATCTATTCCTTAGCAAAGTACTAACTAGAATTGGGAGCCCAGGGATTATAACCAGGGCTTCTTCATCTGTGCTACCATGCCCGTTTACAGGAGACCCCACTCTAGTTGCCCTGTGCCCTTGGGGCCCTGGTCGTGTGGTTAGCACAGCCCTTTCTCCTTTGTTCTCAGGCTGGCCAGGTAGCCCCCTTGAGTGCAAACTCACTCCTCTATGGTTCTGGGTTTGGGCAGGATTTTCCCCCAGGATACCGCAGGGCAACTATCAAGCTGCTCACCCCCTTCCCCCCGGGGCTGGGGCCAGTGCCTGGCCTTCTGATTTGTGCCTCTCTTGTGTTTGGGATTGGGGGTCCTTTCCCTTTCCTGCTCTGGGCTCCTTGAGAGTTCAGAGTACCCAGTACAGGTCAGCTTTAAGGTACAACTTTCAGTGTTTTTCGTTGTTTCTCCGGGGCCTTTGGACCCTCTGCTTTCTGGTTTCTCTTGCCTCCTCATTGAGGGAGCATCTGGTAGTTGTTTGTATCTGGTTGTTGGGCCAGCCCCGGGCCTCCTCTAGATCTGGAGCCAGGCCAAGCCAGGCTGtgtgtggggaagggggagcaCTGAGTAGTTCAGGAGTCCAGAGCCAGCCATTGGGAGATTCTTGCTAAGCTTCGGGCTGGCAGGGCAGCATCCTGGACCTCACTCCTGGCCTGAATGAGACTCCTTCATAAGTGTTTTTAcaagtttgtgttttatttatggaGTGACTTATCCCTTCCATTCAGAGCAGCCCCACCCAGCCATCCCCTCAGCCTCTGGGCTCCTGCCTCCTAAAGGCAGAGCTGCCTGGTTGGTCTCCACCCTGTATTGGCAGCCCAGCCACCATGCTCACGGGTATTTTTCCTCATAAAGTTTATAAGCAGTTATTTATATGAATCCTTGTTATGTCAACTGGTTTGTATTGCCTATTttgattacaaaataaaaatttaacagacTCCTCGGTTTCCCATTGCTTTCCATCACCATCAGCTCGTACTCCACCCCTCACTTTGGCTTGTTGGAGCCAAAGCCTGGGTGTTTAGCCAAGTTCTCCAAACAGCAGCAAGGAGGGAACTTTGGCAGGTCCAGCCTCAAGTCTATTTCTACCACTTCTGCTCCTCTGTCTTTCTGTGGGGACAGATAAGATCTCTTCCCACAGCACTTTCTGTTGGGTGAAGCTGCCCTGAGTCACAGAGCAAGTTTGTCATTGAGTTTCAGTAATCCTCTGAGGAGGAAGTCTTTGCCTGTGGGTTGCTGTAAGGAAGTGGCTTCCCCAGGGCAAGGCAGGACTCTGTGTTTGCCTCCAGGAGCTAGGGTTGTCTTCCTGGGCTGTTCTCGGAGCCCTGGACCTGGGAGGACTAATGAGGGGTGTCATGTCCAACCCCAGACAGATGGCTGGGGGTCCAATGTTGGGCTGGTTGCTTCCTCTGCACCCTGTGCCATCTTCTGCGAGGagttggggtggggctggggccacCCCAAGACCAGCAGTGTATCTTTAACAAGGGCCCAGACTCTCAGGAGTCCTGACACCAACCTCTACCTCCACCCAGTCCAGAACTAGAAACCTCTTTCATACCTTGGCCTCCATCTGGCTCTGTGAGGGTGTGGCCCCATCTCCTGCCACCACCCTCACTTGTCTAAACCTGCCGATCTGAGCGGAGATGAACTCTGGGGAAATCTCTAATCAGAGGCCCTCCGTGCTGTGGTGTGCCGCGGGGTTAGCTACGTGTGGGTGGCCCCTGGGGCAGTGTGTGCGTGTTGGGGTCGGGGGGCATCCCGTGAAGCGAAGCTCCCTAGCGGGGGAACTTTAGGTTTGAAAACAGCCCAAGACTTCAAAGCCCGGAGCGGAGCAGCGCTGTCGTGGCACCGGGGGTGGGTAGTTAGTTGGGTGCAGCAAACCCGCGCGAGGCTGAAGGGGAGGCCTCTGCCAAACCCTCACCCACGCCCTCCCCGGCCCTTCCTGCCGTCAGCTCGCTCCCCAGCCTCACACTGTCAGCCCCAGCTCGGAGGGCTGAAAAGGGCGGCCCTGCGTGGGACAGGGGTCCTCGGTGCGCCCGGTCCCCaaggggggcgggagggggcccGGCGCTGCGTGGGGCGGGGTCGCGCAGGCCCCGCCCCGGCCGCGCGCCTGTCCGTGCCGCCCATTGGTCCCGAGAGCTATGACTCGCGGGCTGAGCAGGAAGGAAACCGCTCCCGAGCGCGGCGGCCTCGTCTCCAGGCCGTGCAGCTGCTGCCACCACTACCCCGTCTGCCTGTCGGCCCGTCGGCCCATCCGCAGCATGAGCGGCCTGCGCGTTTACAGCACGTCGGTCACCGGCTCCCGCGAAGTGAGTGCGCGCCCTGGGGTAGAGCGCTGGTGGTGGTCCTGTTGCTCTGGACCCGGCGCCTGGGACCCGCCCCCAGGGCGGGGGCGGCGAGGTGCTGGACACGGCCTCCTGAGTTGGGTGGGGGCAGGCTCCGCGGCCCCATCCTGAACACCACCTTCGGGCATCCTGGGTCGTCTGCACACCCACTATCAGGCTGAGCCTTGACCATGTCCTTATCttgcccttcctctcctccactgtgtgtgtgtgtgtgtgtacctggggGCGGAGGTGGCGCCTTACCCGTCTCCACCCAGGCCTGCCCTGCTTTCTCTTTGCCGAGCTCCTGGCTCTCCCCACCCTTAATTTATCTCTTATGTTCACTCTGACTCCCCTCCTCATGGTTGGTggtccctctctccttccacacCACCACAATCCTGACTCCTCCTCCCAACTCCTAGTGGCCAGAACCCTCCCCTAGGGCGTGGAGCGCGACAGGGGGACAAAAGCTCCTGgccacactttctttttttctgcccaGGGTTCCCCCCATAAACCCTCTAGTCTGCTCACTAACCCCTGCCCGCCCTTTGCCCCCAGATCAAGTCCCAGCAGAGCGAGGTGACCCGCATCCTGGATGGGAAGCGCATCCAGTACCAGCTAGTGGACATCTCCCAAGACAACGCCCTGCGGGATGAGATGCGAGCCCTGGCGGGCAACCCCAAGGCCACCCCACCCCAGATTGTCAACGGGGACCAGTACTGTGGGGTatgggcctgggggttggggatggAGGGAGTGTTGTAGGAGGATACCAGCCAGAGTCAGACCTGAGACAAAGCACCAGTACTCAGGTGACCACCTcttgtcccctcccccaggactaTGAGCTCTTCGTGGAGGCTGTGGAGCAAAACACACTGCAGGAGTTCCTGAAACTGGCCTGAGCCGAGTCAGCCCCCTGGACTCCATCACCACGTTCCCCCCAGCCATCACCCATGAAGGACCTTGTGACAACTCCGTTATTCCTAACCTTCCGACCTTGgagcccctccccccaacccaagACCTACCGCCTCCCCTAACTGTAGCTCCCTCTTCTCTATTCAAAGGCAACATTCCTTACCCACTAGTCTCAAAGGCAACATTCCTTACCCACTAGTCTCAGAAATTGTCTTAAGCAACAGCCCAAGTGCTGGTTGTCCTCAGCCTGGCCCTGAGGCTGCCACCCTGCCTGGCACTGGCTGATTGATAGGCACCTTTCTTGGTTCCATTAGCCAGGGCTCTGCCAAAGGCCCCGCAATCCCCATCCGGGAGCACCGCAGAAACAATTAAATGTTCCATTCCATTGGCATCGTGTCTTTGGTGTGGCGTGGACATCCTGGGTCCCTGCTCTGAGCAAGTCTGGTAGATGTGATTGTGCTGAGGCTGTGCTCCCGTGTGGCACCTCTGTGTGCGATTGACAGTGCGTGTGTTTGGATATATGTCCAGCACACACATACCTGTGTGGACCAACGGTTTCTAGAGAGTGTGGGTGGGTCACCCTCCAGTGCACATGCACGTGATGGTGTCCATTACCTTGGTGTATACTGCACGTTTGCATGCCAGTCAGTAACGCGGCTGTGCCTCGTGGCCACCTGCCTGTGTCCCAACAGCTCGGCTAGGTGTGGGTGTGTCATGGAAGTGGGTGCCCAGATGCAGTTCTGTCAGCGTTGGGGCAGTGGCTTTGATGCATAGTGTTGAAGTGTCCCCACGTGCTTGTGGCCCTGCGCGTGTCTGTGCGCAGGGATCTGCACACTGGTACAAGAGGCGCTGGGCTGGGGCGGGCCCTCTCTCCCCTGGAGCAGCTTAGCCCTTCTGGGCAGAAAGAGGAACCTAGAAGACAAAGACCCAGCGGCCAGGCCCGCCAGCTGGGGCTCGAGTTACAGAGGGGCGGTGCCGCCCCCTCCTCGGCGGAGCTAGTGCTGCTGGGCTGCCCTGCCAAGAGAGCCTCGCAGAGCAGCCGGCGTTGGGGTGGGCGCTTTATTCGGGGCCGGGGGCGGGCAGCGGAGCCCGGCGCGCCCGAAGCAGCAGCGTGGCGTTGGGCACCAGGCCCGCGGCCTGCAGCGTGAGAGCGTCATTGTGGTAGACTGTGGGCGGGAACGTACTGAAGATCTCGAAGGTGGTGGCCTCCACGGCCCTGGGGACAGGGAAGAACGAATCAGGCCGGGTCGTGGGGCCAGAGCCCCGCTGCGGACGCCAGCTGAGCCCCGCGCCCACCTGGCCTGTGCAAGCAGGGTGCGCACATCACCGACTGTGTCCTCCGGCCGCATCAGCAGCAGGAAGGCCTGCTCGCCATTCTCAGACTTGATGCGCAGCGTGGAGAGCGCGGGCACGGGTGACTCCGGAGACTCCTGGCTCCTGTGGACCCAGAGGCCGTCTATACCCCCTGGTAGCCCAGTCCCAGGGTCCTCACCTCTCCACTCTGCCCTCACCTCTCACGCTCAGCAGCCAAGGCAGGCGTCTCCACCACGATCTCCTGGATCTGGACACACAATGGGCAGCATCGA belongs to Pseudorca crassidens isolate mPseCra1 chromosome 2, mPseCra1.hap1, whole genome shotgun sequence and includes:
- the SH3BGRL3 gene encoding SH3 domain-binding glutamic acid-rich-like protein 3, producing MTRGLSRKETAPERGGLVSRPCSCCHHYPVCLSARRPIRSMSGLRVYSTSVTGSREIKSQQSEVTRILDGKRIQYQLVDISQDNALRDEMRALAGNPKATPPQIVNGDQYCGDYELFVEAVEQNTLQEFLKLA